In one window of Prionailurus bengalensis isolate Pbe53 chromosome B3, Fcat_Pben_1.1_paternal_pri, whole genome shotgun sequence DNA:
- the LOC122468348 gene encoding collagen alpha-2(I) chain-like isoform X8 — translation MSENSLPSFSSKLRSSTLPAPGKVQWPRQARGRPREEGLPGPRVPVVCGTAGRSVARNGHLADGSVRTVQWPRQARGRPREEGLPGPRVPVVCGTAGRSVARNGHLADGSVRTHSLEKLNKMSENSLPSFSSKLRSSTLPAPGKVQWPRQARGRPREEGLPGPRVPVVCGTAGRSVARNGHLADGSVRTHSLEKLNKMSENSLPSFSSKLRSSTLPAPGKVQWPRQARGRPREEGLPGPRVPVVCGTAGRSVARNGHLADGSVRTHSLEKLNKMSENSLPSFSSKLRSSTLPAPGKVQWPRQARGRPREEGLPGPRVPVVCGTAGRSVARNGHLADGSVRTHSLEKLNKMSENSLPSFSSKLRSSTLPAPGKVQWPRQARGRPREEGLPGPRVPVVCGTAGRSVARNGHLADGSVRTHSLEKLNKMSENSLPSFSSKLRSSTLPAPGKVQWPRQARGRPREEGLPGPRVPVVCGTAGRSVARNGHLADGSVRTHSLEKLNKMSENSLPSFSSKLRSSTLPAPGKVSVRDSRLPIGRTASSTSTHGLRLGEARGVSPGQGAVSPP, via the exons ATGAGTGAGAACTCCCTCCCGTCGTTCTCATCGAAACTGAGGTCCAGCACGTTGCCCGCCCCAGGGAAG GTGCAGTGGCCACGCCAGGCTCGCGGTCGGCCGAGAGAAGAAGGCCTCCCCGGCCCCCGAGTGCCTGTGGTTTGCGGTACGGCCGGAAGAAGTGTGGCCCGGAACGGGCACCTTGCTGACGGGAGCGTCCGGACG GTGCAGTGGCCACGCCAGGCTCGCGGTCGGCCGAGAGAAGAAGGCCTCCCCGGCCCCCGAGTGCCTGTGGTTTGCGGTACGGCCGGAAGAAGTGTGGCCCGGAACGGGCACCTTGCTGACGGGAGCGTCCGGACG CATTCCTTGGAAAAGCTGAACAAAATGAGTGAGAACTCCCTCCCGTCGTTCTCATCGAAACTGAGGTCCAGCACGTTGCCCGCCCCAGGGAAG GTGCAGTGGCCACGCCAGGCTCGCGGTCGGCCGAGAGAAGAAGGCCTCCCCGGCCCCCGAGTGCCTGTGGTTTGCGGTACGGCCGGAAGAAGTGTGGCCCGGAACGGGCACCTTGCTGACGGGAGCGTCCGGACG CATTCCTTGGAAAAGCTGAACAAAATGAGTGAGAACTCCCTCCCGTCGTTCTCATCGAAACTGAGGTCCAGCACGTTGCCCGCCCCAGGGAAG GTGCAGTGGCCACGCCAGGCTCGCGGTCGGCCGAGAGAAGAAGGCCTCCCCGGCCCCCGAGTGCCTGTGGTTTGCGGTACGGCCGGAAGAAGTGTGGCCCGGAACGGGCACCTTGCTGACGGGAGCGTCCGGACG CATTCCTTGGAAAAGCTGAACAAAATGAGTGAGAACTCCCTCCCGTCGTTCTCATCGAAACTGAGGTCCAGCACGTTGCCCGCCCCAGGGAAG GTGCAGTGGCCACGCCAGGCTCGCGGTCGGCCGAGAGAAGAAGGCCTCCCCGGCCCCCGAGTGCCTGTGGTTTGCGGTACGGCCGGAAGAAGTGTGGCCCGGAACGGGCACCTTGCTGACGGGAGCGTCCGGACG CATTCCTTGGAAAAGCTGAACAAAATGAGTGAGAACTCCCTCCCGTCGTTCTCATCGAAACTGAGGTCCAGCACGTTGCCCGCCCCAGGGAAG GTGCAGTGGCCACGCCAGGCTCGCGGTCGGCCGAGAGAAGAAGGCCTCCCCGGCCCCCGAGTGCCTGTGGTTTGCGGTACGGCCGGAAGAAGTGTGGCCCGGAACGGGCACCTTGCTGACGGGAGCGTCCGGACG CATTCCTTGGAAAAGCTGAACAAAATGAGTGAGAACTCCCTCCCGTCGTTCTCATCGAAACTGAGGTCCAGCACGTTGCCCGCCCCAGGGAAG GTGCAGTGGCCACGCCAGGCTCGCGGTCGGCCGAGAGAAGAAGGCCTCCCCGGCCCCCGAGTGCCTGTGGTTTGCGGTACGGCCGGAAGAAGTGTGGCCCGGAACGGGCACCTTGCTGACGGGAGCGTCCGGACG CATTCCTTGGAAAAGCTGAACAAAATGAGTGAGAACTCCCTCCCGTCGTTCTCATCGAAACTGAGGTCCAGCACGTTGCCCGCCCCAGGGAAGGTAAGCGTCAGGGACAGCAGGCTTCCCATTGGCCGCACTGCTTCAAGCACCAGCACCCACGGCCTGCGCCTGGGAGAGGCTCGCGGGGTGTCTCCGGGTCAGGGAGCCGTTTCCCCGCCTTAG
- the LOC122468348 gene encoding collagen alpha-2(I) chain-like isoform X3, whose product MSENSLPSFSSKLRSSTLPAPGKVQWPRQARGRPREEGLPGPRVPVVCGTAGRSVARNGHLADGSVRTHSLEKLNKMSENSLPSFSSKLRSSTLPAPGKVQWPRQARGRPREEGLPGPRVPVVCGTAGRSVARNGHLADGSVRTHSLEKLNKMSENSLPSFSSKLRSSTLPAPGKVQWPRQARGRPREEGLPGPRVPVVCGTAGRSVARNGHLADGSVRTHSLEKLNKMSENSLPSFSSKLRSSTLPAPGKVQWPRQARGRPREEGLPGPRVPVVCGTAGRSVARNGHLADGSVRTHSLEKLNKMSENSLPSFSSKLRSSTLPAPGKVQWPRQARGRPREEGLPGPRVPVVCGTAGRSVARNGHLADGSVRTHSLEKLNKMSENSLPSFSSKLRSSTLPAPGKVQWPRQARGRPREEGLPGPRVPVVCGTAGRSVARNGHLADGSVRTVQWPRQARGRPREEGLPGPRVPVVCGTAGRSVARNGHLADGSVRTHSLEKLNKMSENSLPSFSSKLRSSTLPAPGKVSVRDSRLPIGRTASSTSTHGLRLGEARGVSPGQGAVSPP is encoded by the exons ATGAGTGAGAACTCCCTCCCGTCGTTCTCATCGAAACTGAGGTCCAGCACGTTGCCCGCCCCAGGGAAG GTGCAGTGGCCACGCCAGGCTCGCGGTCGGCCGAGAGAAGAAGGCCTCCCCGGCCCCCGAGTGCCTGTGGTTTGCGGTACGGCCGGAAGAAGTGTGGCCCGGAACGGGCACCTTGCTGACGGGAGCGTCCGGACG CATTCCTTGGAAAAGCTGAACAAAATGAGTGAGAACTCCCTCCCGTCGTTCTCATCGAAACTGAGGTCCAGCACGTTGCCCGCCCCAGGGAAG GTGCAGTGGCCACGCCAGGCTCGCGGTCGGCCGAGAGAAGAAGGCCTCCCCGGCCCCCGAGTGCCTGTGGTTTGCGGTACGGCCGGAAGAAGTGTGGCCCGGAACGGGCACCTTGCTGACGGGAGCGTCCGGACG CATTCCTTGGAAAAGCTGAACAAAATGAGTGAGAACTCCCTCCCGTCGTTCTCATCGAAACTGAGGTCCAGCACGTTGCCCGCCCCAGGGAAG GTGCAGTGGCCACGCCAGGCTCGCGGTCGGCCGAGAGAAGAAGGCCTCCCCGGCCCCCGAGTGCCTGTGGTTTGCGGTACGGCCGGAAGAAGTGTGGCCCGGAACGGGCACCTTGCTGACGGGAGCGTCCGGACG CATTCCTTGGAAAAGCTGAACAAAATGAGTGAGAACTCCCTCCCGTCGTTCTCATCGAAACTGAGGTCCAGCACGTTGCCCGCCCCAGGGAAG GTGCAGTGGCCACGCCAGGCTCGCGGTCGGCCGAGAGAAGAAGGCCTCCCCGGCCCCCGAGTGCCTGTGGTTTGCGGTACGGCCGGAAGAAGTGTGGCCCGGAACGGGCACCTTGCTGACGGGAGCGTCCGGACG CATTCCTTGGAAAAGCTGAACAAAATGAGTGAGAACTCCCTCCCGTCGTTCTCATCGAAACTGAGGTCCAGCACGTTGCCCGCCCCAGGGAAG GTGCAGTGGCCACGCCAGGCTCGCGGTCGGCCGAGAGAAGAAGGCCTCCCCGGCCCCCGAGTGCCTGTGGTTTGCGGTACGGCCGGAAGAAGTGTGGCCCGGAACGGGCACCTTGCTGACGGGAGCGTCCGGACG CATTCCTTGGAAAAGCTGAACAAAATGAGTGAGAACTCCCTCCCGTCGTTCTCATCGAAACTGAGGTCCAGCACGTTGCCCGCCCCAGGGAAG GTGCAGTGGCCACGCCAGGCTCGCGGTCGGCCGAGAGAAGAAGGCCTCCCCGGCCCCCGAGTGCCTGTGGTTTGCGGTACGGCCGGAAGAAGTGTGGCCCGGAACGGGCACCTTGCTGACGGGAGCGTCCGGACG GTGCAGTGGCCACGCCAGGCTCGCGGTCGGCCGAGAGAAGAAGGCCTCCCCGGCCCCCGAGTGCCTGTGGTTTGCGGTACGGCCGGAAGAAGTGTGGCCCGGAACGGGCACCTTGCTGACGGGAGCGTCCGGACG CATTCCTTGGAAAAGCTGAACAAAATGAGTGAGAACTCCCTCCCGTCGTTCTCATCGAAACTGAGGTCCAGCACGTTGCCCGCCCCAGGGAAGGTAAGCGTCAGGGACAGCAGGCTTCCCATTGGCCGCACTGCTTCAAGCACCAGCACCCACGGCCTGCGCCTGGGAGAGGCTCGCGGGGTGTCTCCGGGTCAGGGAGCCGTTTCCCCGCCTTAG
- the LOC122468348 gene encoding uncharacterized protein LOC122468348 isoform X1: MSENSLPSFSSKLRSSTLPAPGKVQWPRQARGRPREEGLPGPRVPVVCGTAGRSVARNGHLADGSVRTHSLEKLNKMSENSLPSFSSKLRSSTLPAPGKVQWPRQARGRPREEGLPGPRVPVVCGTAGRSVARNGHLADGSVRTHSLEKLNKMSENSLPSFSSKLRSSTLPAPGKVQWPRQARGRPREEGLPGPRVPVVCGTAGRSVARNGHLADGSVRTHSLEKLNKMSENSLPSFSSKLRSSTLPAPGKVQWPRQARGRPREEGLPGPRVPVVCGTAGRSVARNGHLADGSVRTHSLEKLNKMSENSLPSFSSKLRSSTLPAPGKVQWPRQARGRPREEGLPGPRVPVVCGTAGRSVARNGHLADGSVRTHSLEKLNKMSENSLPSFSSKLRSSTLPAPGKVQWPRQARGRPREEGLPGPRVPVVCGTAGRSVARNGHLADGSVRTHSLEKLNKMSENSLPSFSSKLRSSTLPAPGKVQWPRQARGRPREEGLPGPRVPVVCGTAGRSVARNGHLADGSVRTHSLEKLNKMSENSLPSFSSKLRSSTLPAPGKVSVRDSRLPIGRTASSTSTHGLRLGEARGVSPGQGAVSPP, translated from the exons ATGAGTGAGAACTCCCTCCCGTCGTTCTCATCGAAACTGAGGTCCAGCACGTTGCCCGCCCCAGGGAAG GTGCAGTGGCCACGCCAGGCTCGCGGTCGGCCGAGAGAAGAAGGCCTCCCCGGCCCCCGAGTGCCTGTGGTTTGCGGTACGGCCGGAAGAAGTGTGGCCCGGAACGGGCACCTTGCTGACGGGAGCGTCCGGACG CATTCCTTGGAAAAGCTGAACAAAATGAGTGAGAACTCCCTCCCGTCGTTCTCATCGAAACTGAGGTCCAGCACGTTGCCCGCCCCAGGGAAG GTGCAGTGGCCACGCCAGGCTCGCGGTCGGCCGAGAGAAGAAGGCCTCCCCGGCCCCCGAGTGCCTGTGGTTTGCGGTACGGCCGGAAGAAGTGTGGCCCGGAACGGGCACCTTGCTGACGGGAGCGTCCGGACG CATTCCTTGGAAAAGCTGAACAAAATGAGTGAGAACTCCCTCCCGTCGTTCTCATCGAAACTGAGGTCCAGCACGTTGCCCGCCCCAGGGAAG GTGCAGTGGCCACGCCAGGCTCGCGGTCGGCCGAGAGAAGAAGGCCTCCCCGGCCCCCGAGTGCCTGTGGTTTGCGGTACGGCCGGAAGAAGTGTGGCCCGGAACGGGCACCTTGCTGACGGGAGCGTCCGGACG CATTCCTTGGAAAAGCTGAACAAAATGAGTGAGAACTCCCTCCCGTCGTTCTCATCGAAACTGAGGTCCAGCACGTTGCCCGCCCCAGGGAAG GTGCAGTGGCCACGCCAGGCTCGCGGTCGGCCGAGAGAAGAAGGCCTCCCCGGCCCCCGAGTGCCTGTGGTTTGCGGTACGGCCGGAAGAAGTGTGGCCCGGAACGGGCACCTTGCTGACGGGAGCGTCCGGACG CATTCCTTGGAAAAGCTGAACAAAATGAGTGAGAACTCCCTCCCGTCGTTCTCATCGAAACTGAGGTCCAGCACGTTGCCCGCCCCAGGGAAG GTGCAGTGGCCACGCCAGGCTCGCGGTCGGCCGAGAGAAGAAGGCCTCCCCGGCCCCCGAGTGCCTGTGGTTTGCGGTACGGCCGGAAGAAGTGTGGCCCGGAACGGGCACCTTGCTGACGGGAGCGTCCGGACG CATTCCTTGGAAAAGCTGAACAAAATGAGTGAGAACTCCCTCCCGTCGTTCTCATCGAAACTGAGGTCCAGCACGTTGCCCGCCCCAGGGAAG GTGCAGTGGCCACGCCAGGCTCGCGGTCGGCCGAGAGAAGAAGGCCTCCCCGGCCCCCGAGTGCCTGTGGTTTGCGGTACGGCCGGAAGAAGTGTGGCCCGGAACGGGCACCTTGCTGACGGGAGCGTCCGGACG CATTCCTTGGAAAAGCTGAACAAAATGAGTGAGAACTCCCTCCCGTCGTTCTCATCGAAACTGAGGTCCAGCACGTTGCCCGCCCCAGGGAAG GTGCAGTGGCCACGCCAGGCTCGCGGTCGGCCGAGAGAAGAAGGCCTCCCCGGCCCCCGAGTGCCTGTGGTTTGCGGTACGGCCGGAAGAAGTGTGGCCCGGAACGGGCACCTTGCTGACGGGAGCGTCCGGACG CATTCCTTGGAAAAGCTGAACAAAATGAGTGAGAACTCCCTCCCGTCGTTCTCATCGAAACTGAGGTCCAGCACGTTGCCCGCCCCAGGGAAGGTAAGCGTCAGGGACAGCAGGCTTCCCATTGGCCGCACTGCTTCAAGCACCAGCACCCACGGCCTGCGCCTGGGAGAGGCTCGCGGGGTGTCTCCGGGTCAGGGAGCCGTTTCCCCGCCTTAG